A region from the Metopolophium dirhodum isolate CAU chromosome 9, ASM1992520v1, whole genome shotgun sequence genome encodes:
- the LOC132952085 gene encoding FAD-linked sulfhydryl oxidase ALR-like codes for MLIFNNIYNSFLVFINSHQRSPLKINNVNEKPVDNNNAQHSQADVPCRSCTDFRTFSRMRRQEFSQSQVHSLSSQSKDNNDETKILEHQRDDCPLDKDELGRSTWKLLHTIAATYSDEPSHEDQSNMEQFIRLIPKVYPCEVCANDFSEILTYHPPNISSQKSFAKWMCEVHNMVNRKLEKPLFDCSKVNERWRDGWADGHCE; via the exons atgttaattttcaaCAACATTTATAACTCGTTCCTAGTTTTTATTAATTCGCATCAACGCAGtcctttgaaaataaataacgtaAATGAAAAACCGGTTGACAATAATAATGCACAGCATTCTCAAGCAGATGTACCATGTCGTTCATGCACTGATTTCCGGACGTTTAGTCGTATGAGACGTCAAGAATTTAGTCAAAGTcag gttCATTCACTGAGTAGCCAATCTAaagataataatgatgaaaccAAAATACTAGAACACCAAAGAGATGATTGTCCCTTAGATAAAGATGAATTAG GTCGTAGTACGTGGAAATTACTTCATACCATAGCTGCCACATATTCAGATGAACCATCACATGAAGACCAGTCTAACATGGAACAATTCATTAGATTAATACCAAAAGTCTATCCTTGTGAAGTTTGTGCTAACGATTTTTCTGAAAT attaacATATCATCCACCAAACATTAGCTCTCAAAAGTCATTTGCAAAATGGATGTGTGAAGTACACAATATGGTAAATCGGAAATTAGAAAAGCCTCTATTTGACTGTTCTAAAGTAAATGAACGATGGCGTGATGGTTGGGCTGATGGAcattgtgaataa
- the LOC132952132 gene encoding baculoviral IAP repeat-containing protein 5-like: MENIDNIITKQVENQFKSLEAEPLQHIWQMKRLKSLQNWTMAKPSAKEMAEAGFYCPNPDIPDTVRCFSCFIELDGWESTDKPWEEHKKRALSLNPPCRFIEIGKKESDFIVDDFLEIQKSVILRIFNEKCEKLTKNALSLHKKKKSALKKDLQKKGMS; this comes from the coding sequence ATGGAGAATATAGACAACATAATAACGAAACAAGtcgaaaatcaatttaaatctCTTGAAGCAGAACCCCTTCAACACATCTGGCAGATGAAAAGATTAAAATCACTACAAAATTGGACCATGGCTAAACCTAGTGCCAAGGAAATGGCCGAAGCAGGATTCTACTGCCCAAATCCGGATATACCTGATACAGTAAGATGTTTTTCGTGTTTCATCGAATTAGATGGTTGGGAGTCGACTGATAAGCCTTGGGAAGAACACAAGAAACGAGCCTTGTCATTAAACCCGCCATGTAGATTTATTGAAATAGGTAAGAAGGAATCAGATTTTATAGTAGACGATTTCTTAGAAATCCAAAAGAGTGTGATATTAcgcatttttaatgaaaaatgtgaaaaacTCACAAAAAATGCACTATCTCTtcacaaaaagaaaaaatcagCGCTTAAAAAAGACCTCCAAAAAAAGGGAATgtcatga
- the LOC132952298 gene encoding meiosis-specific nuclear structural protein 1-like isoform X1, with translation METSYISNGLSSPLSASSPLKRNAERKINYSSIDSLLHEMVNTYEYNDKLLRNVDNGHAQPNVSSQKKNVRSAVLTKTTVCDESDDNNLQSLCDDLVNVTPHVTTALNDYQKLDSVSKENLWLKLGKEIYHRQNIEKKCIDLEEKLTNCEKKLVEYKEVDCQKNDLLDDLAARSAMILSQVRAYSTINEKINRDLQSERKNKKDILVAMKEKIEHYKNDTAKAISRSNSYKSLTENAEKQLNKLLIKCQKVEEQAKQLQLSIEKKNKENERFQIELIKLQEKNKNIAEKCNRSINKCSELEKEVLVLNQEKKVLCEKTLKYDQLLDQKRGIEDIVDQMKSTQAKTAVELDAANKKVRTVKNDLKIFYQKQLDAMLAEKVSDYQRKLDGIVQITNEETKLIKLQMNNQIINFKERYEKEKAQINSKHREELERFEVIINDKLECISALEKRLEAEVQEKRQLVKSVMGVVKNVNIDNQSNSKLNSDIKYQRKKPNNNSNSSSKLEDDFSFFEQERLLHQVTPSELRKHIENLLNKYPGDPLAQT, from the exons ATGGAAACTAGTTACATCAGCAATGGTCTGTCCAGTCCTCTTAGTGCTTCTTCACCTCTAAAACGAAATGccgaaagaaaaataaattatagttccaTTGATTCTCTGTTGCATGAAATGGTGAATACTTATGAGTACAATGACAAGTTATTAAGAAATGTAGATAATGGCCATGCACAGCCTAATGTCagttctcaaaaaaaaaatgttagatcTGCTGTTCTAACCAAAACAACTGTTTGCGATGAATCAGATGATAACAATTTACagag tttatgtGACGACTTGGTAAATGTAACCCCGCATGTAACCACAGCTTTAAATGATTACCAAAAATTGGACTCTGTTTCAAAAGAAAATTTGTGGTTGAAACTTGGAAAAGAAATTTATCATAGacaa aatatagaaaaaaaatgtatagatttagAAGAAAAGTTAacaaattgtgaaaaaaaactGGTTGAATATAAAGAAGTAGATTGCCAAAAAAATGATCTTCTTGATGATCTTGCTGCACGGTCTGCTATGATTTTAAGTCAAGTAAGAGCATATAGTACGatcaatgaaaaaattaacagaGATTTACAATCTGAGCGCAAGAATAAAAAAGATATCTTAGTAGCAATGAAGgaaaaaattgaacattataaaaatgatacagcTAAAGCTATTTCTCGAAGTAATTCTTACAAGTCTCTAACAGAGAATGCTGaaaaacagttaaataaattattaattaagtgtcAAAAAGTAGAAGAACAAGCAAAACAATTACAActaagtattgaaaaaaaaaataaagaaaatgaaagatttcaaattgaattaattaaattacaagaaaaaaataaaaac ATAGCTGAAAAGTGCAATAGATCAATAAATAAGTGTAGTGAGTTAGAGAAAGAAGTATTAGTattaaatcaagaaaaaaaagtactatgtgaaaaaactttaaaatatgatcAGCTTTTAGATCAAAAGCGTGGAATTGAAGACATTGTAGATCAAATGAAAAGTACTCAG GCAAAAACTGCAGTGGAACTTGATGCAGCAAACAAAAAAGTTAGAACTGTGAAAAATGatctaaaaattttttatcaaaaacagcTTGATGCTATGCTGGCTGAAAAAGTATCCGATTATCAGCGCAAATTAGATGGAATTGTTCAAATTACAAATGAAGAAACAAAATTGATAAAACTTCAAATGAATaaccaaataattaattttaaagaaag gTATGAAAAAGAAAAGGCACAAATCAATTCAAAACACAGAGAAGAGTTGGAACGTTTCGAAgtaattataaatgataaattagaaTGTATTTCTGCATTAGAAAAACGTTTAGAAGCTGAAGTTCAAGAAAAGCGACAATTAGTTAAAAGTGTTATGGGAGTGGTAAAAAATGTGAACATTGATAATCAATCAAATTCA AAATTAAATAGTGATATTaaatatcaaagaaaaaaacctaataataatagtaattcatCTTCAAAATTAGAAgatgatttttcattttttgaacaAGAACGTTTATTGCACCAAGTGACTCCATCAGAATTAAGAAAGCATATTGAAAAT ctCTTAAATAAATATCCTGGAGATCCTTTAGCGcaaacataa
- the LOC132952298 gene encoding calponin homology domain-containing protein DDB_G0272472-like isoform X2: METSYISNGLSSPLSASSPLKRNAERKINYSSIDSLLHEMVNTYEYNDKLLRNVDNGHAQPNVSSQKKNVRSAVLTKTTVCDESDDNNLQSLCDDLVNVTPHVTTALNDYQKLDSVSKENLWLKLGKEIYHRQNIEKKCIDLEEKLTNCEKKLVEYKEVDCQKNDLLDDLAARSAMILSQIAEKCNRSINKCSELEKEVLVLNQEKKVLCEKTLKYDQLLDQKRGIEDIVDQMKSTQAKTAVELDAANKKVRTVKNDLKIFYQKQLDAMLAEKVSDYQRKLDGIVQITNEETKLIKLQMNNQIINFKERYEKEKAQINSKHREELERFEVIINDKLECISALEKRLEAEVQEKRQLVKSVMGVVKNVNIDNQSNSKLNSDIKYQRKKPNNNSNSSSKLEDDFSFFEQERLLHQVTPSELRKHIENLLNKYPGDPLAQT; this comes from the exons ATGGAAACTAGTTACATCAGCAATGGTCTGTCCAGTCCTCTTAGTGCTTCTTCACCTCTAAAACGAAATGccgaaagaaaaataaattatagttccaTTGATTCTCTGTTGCATGAAATGGTGAATACTTATGAGTACAATGACAAGTTATTAAGAAATGTAGATAATGGCCATGCACAGCCTAATGTCagttctcaaaaaaaaaatgttagatcTGCTGTTCTAACCAAAACAACTGTTTGCGATGAATCAGATGATAACAATTTACagag tttatgtGACGACTTGGTAAATGTAACCCCGCATGTAACCACAGCTTTAAATGATTACCAAAAATTGGACTCTGTTTCAAAAGAAAATTTGTGGTTGAAACTTGGAAAAGAAATTTATCATAGacaa aatatagaaaaaaaatgtatagatttagAAGAAAAGTTAacaaattgtgaaaaaaaactGGTTGAATATAAAGAAGTAGATTGCCAAAAAAATGATCTTCTTGATGATCTTGCTGCACGGTCTGCTATGATTTTAAGTCAA ATAGCTGAAAAGTGCAATAGATCAATAAATAAGTGTAGTGAGTTAGAGAAAGAAGTATTAGTattaaatcaagaaaaaaaagtactatgtgaaaaaactttaaaatatgatcAGCTTTTAGATCAAAAGCGTGGAATTGAAGACATTGTAGATCAAATGAAAAGTACTCAG GCAAAAACTGCAGTGGAACTTGATGCAGCAAACAAAAAAGTTAGAACTGTGAAAAATGatctaaaaattttttatcaaaaacagcTTGATGCTATGCTGGCTGAAAAAGTATCCGATTATCAGCGCAAATTAGATGGAATTGTTCAAATTACAAATGAAGAAACAAAATTGATAAAACTTCAAATGAATaaccaaataattaattttaaagaaag gTATGAAAAAGAAAAGGCACAAATCAATTCAAAACACAGAGAAGAGTTGGAACGTTTCGAAgtaattataaatgataaattagaaTGTATTTCTGCATTAGAAAAACGTTTAGAAGCTGAAGTTCAAGAAAAGCGACAATTAGTTAAAAGTGTTATGGGAGTGGTAAAAAATGTGAACATTGATAATCAATCAAATTCA AAATTAAATAGTGATATTaaatatcaaagaaaaaaacctaataataatagtaattcatCTTCAAAATTAGAAgatgatttttcattttttgaacaAGAACGTTTATTGCACCAAGTGACTCCATCAGAATTAAGAAAGCATATTGAAAAT ctCTTAAATAAATATCCTGGAGATCCTTTAGCGcaaacataa